From Echinicola soli, a single genomic window includes:
- a CDS encoding CopD family protein — protein sequence MGFEYVKALHIIFIVTWFAGLFYVVRLFIYQTEALEKTPEEQKILKPQLDLMARRLWLGITWPSAILTLIFGTWTLTYRLGYLELGFMHAKLAFVVVLYVYHFICHSIYKKLQKGITTWSSTQLRLWNEGATVLLFAIVFLIVLKNLMNMLWGMAGLIGLSVLLMLAVKWYKKKRERN from the coding sequence ATGGGGTTCGAATATGTCAAAGCACTACATATTATCTTTATTGTCACTTGGTTTGCAGGATTATTTTATGTCGTACGACTTTTTATATACCAAACAGAAGCCTTGGAAAAAACGCCTGAGGAGCAAAAGATCCTCAAACCTCAATTGGACCTCATGGCCAGGCGACTTTGGTTGGGCATCACATGGCCTTCGGCAATCTTAACACTGATTTTCGGAACTTGGACCCTCACTTACCGTTTAGGATATTTGGAGCTCGGCTTTATGCATGCTAAACTAGCGTTTGTTGTCGTATTGTATGTCTATCATTTTATTTGCCATAGCATCTACAAAAAACTCCAAAAAGGCATCACCACATGGAGCTCTACCCAGCTGCGGCTTTGGAATGAAGGAGCCACGGTATTGCTCTTTGCCATTGTATTCCTGATCGTCCTGAAAAACCTCATGAACATGCTCTGGGGAATGGCTGGGCTGATAGGATTAAGCGTCCTGCTTATGTTGGCCGTCAAATGGTACAAAAAAAAACGTGAAAGAAATTAA
- a CDS encoding SCO family protein, whose translation MVKHNLIIFSLFSCILLVWNCTSKSENKEALPYLGHKQTEEKTVDGKTVTDTIYHTIAPFSFMDQDGTTITNNNLKGKVYVADFFFTSCPTICPIMKTQMLRVYDKFKENADFQILSHSIDPTHDTVAVLKDYSIRLGIEDASTWHFLTGDQEKIFEIGQTSYLATAMEDKNEPGGFLHSGAFILIDRQGHIRGVYDGTKEDQVNELIKDIPKLLNNGKKQS comes from the coding sequence ATGGTTAAGCACAACCTCATCATATTTTCCCTGTTCAGCTGTATTCTTCTTGTATGGAACTGTACAAGCAAATCAGAAAACAAAGAGGCCCTTCCTTACCTTGGGCACAAACAGACCGAAGAAAAAACCGTCGATGGCAAGACTGTCACCGACACCATATACCATACCATAGCTCCTTTTTCCTTTATGGATCAAGATGGCACCACCATTACCAATAATAACCTCAAAGGAAAGGTTTATGTAGCCGACTTTTTCTTCACTTCCTGCCCCACAATCTGTCCCATCATGAAAACCCAGATGCTCCGGGTATATGACAAATTCAAGGAGAATGCCGATTTTCAGATCTTGAGCCATTCCATAGATCCCACACACGACACGGTCGCTGTACTAAAAGATTATTCCATACGACTGGGGATAGAGGACGCCTCCACCTGGCATTTTCTTACTGGAGATCAGGAAAAGATCTTCGAAATCGGCCAAACCAGCTATCTGGCCACCGCCATGGAGGACAAAAATGAACCCGGAGGTTTTCTCCACAGCGGTGCTTTTATCCTTATTGACCGGCAAGGCCATATCAGAGGAGTCTATGACGGCACCAAAGAAGACCAAGTCAACGAGCTGATCAAGGACATCCCAAAATTGCTTAACAATGGCAAAAAACAATCTTAA
- a CDS encoding c-type cytochrome, producing the protein MAKNNLKWSLGISFVLILTVIACHSKKENDDGLISLNEIEDLKTRQYAIEGQLLYANYCANCHQKNGTGLGKLIPPLQNADFMLADTGRTIRLIKHGIKGEITVNGVKYNQPMPGTPHLTNLEIAEITTYVYTVFGNNEKRVEAREVKKYLEDK; encoded by the coding sequence ATGGCAAAAAACAATCTTAAATGGTCCCTCGGGATATCTTTCGTCCTCATCTTGACCGTGATTGCTTGCCATTCAAAAAAGGAAAATGACGATGGACTTATTTCCCTAAATGAAATAGAGGACCTCAAAACCCGCCAATACGCCATCGAAGGGCAGTTGCTCTATGCTAACTACTGTGCAAACTGTCATCAAAAAAATGGCACCGGACTGGGTAAGCTCATCCCGCCTTTACAAAATGCTGATTTCATGTTAGCCGATACAGGAAGAACCATCCGCCTTATCAAGCATGGTATCAAGGGAGAAATCACCGTAAATGGCGTCAAATACAATCAACCGATGCCAGGAACTCCCCACCTGACCAACTTGGAAATTGCAGAAATCACCACATATGTTTACACGGTATTTGGGAACAATGAAAAACGGGTGGAAGCCAGAGAAGTAAAAAAGTACTTGGAAGACAAATAG
- a CDS encoding aminotransferase class IV: protein MKPFCFSIDNIISSEKASLHPLDIGLIRGYAVFDFFRTVDYIPLFLEDYLDRFIRSAAKAHLQLPIDKSKLRSLVLELIEKNDLKQGGIRMVLSGGVPDNHFSPDKGSLYIFCEELLMPSDEKYRNGVHLLTTEYIRPIPEIKTTNYALPVFLSADWKANGAEDVLYHANGIISESSRSNIFLVKDNLISTPKSNILHGITRKNILALAPETHVRDITLEEVMAADEVFMSSTTKRILPITKIDHKPIGSGKVGEHTLRLMELFKHMEKEKAL, encoded by the coding sequence ATGAAGCCATTTTGTTTTTCCATAGATAACATCATCTCCAGCGAAAAAGCGAGCCTCCACCCATTGGACATTGGGCTGATCAGGGGATATGCGGTTTTTGATTTTTTCAGGACCGTAGATTACATCCCATTATTTTTGGAGGACTACTTGGATCGCTTTATCCGATCGGCAGCTAAAGCCCACCTGCAGCTTCCGATTGACAAAAGCAAGTTAAGAAGCCTTGTGCTGGAACTGATCGAAAAGAACGATCTAAAGCAGGGCGGTATCAGAATGGTCCTGTCGGGCGGCGTGCCTGACAATCATTTCTCCCCTGATAAGGGCAGTCTTTATATTTTCTGCGAGGAATTGCTAATGCCTTCAGATGAAAAATACCGAAATGGCGTCCACCTTTTGACCACTGAATATATCCGCCCGATTCCTGAAATCAAAACGACCAACTATGCCCTTCCGGTCTTCTTAAGCGCAGACTGGAAAGCCAATGGTGCAGAGGATGTGCTTTACCACGCCAATGGTATAATTTCTGAAAGCTCCAGAAGCAATATCTTTCTGGTAAAGGACAACCTGATCAGCACACCAAAGTCCAATATTCTTCACGGGATTACCAGGAAAAACATTTTGGCCCTCGCCCCTGAAACCCACGTCCGTGACATTACACTGGAAGAGGTTATGGCTGCAGATGAAGTATTTATGAGCAGTACAACTAAGCGGATTTTGCCCATTACCAAAATCGATCATAAGCCTATTGGCTCTGGAAAGGTCGGTGAACACACCCTACGACTAATGGAACTGTTTAAACATATGGAAAAAGAAAAAGCCCTCTGA
- a CDS encoding ABC transporter permease yields the protein MNMLKLSWKYLVSKPLNTGLNILLLALGLAIITVLLLMQDQFENQMSKDAKGIDLVVGAKGSPLQLILSSVYHIDFPTGNIDLKEAKGVSRNRLIKNAIPLGLGDNYQGYRIVGTNYDYLELYQTEFANGQGWERPFDVVLGSEVAKKLNLKVGDEFLGSHGIETSSHEHDHHPYVVTGVLAPSGKVVDKLIITSLESVWLTHDEGEEHDHAAMENEVAKHGFPETEKDREVTTLLLQYRSPMAAVQLPRFINSRSSLQAASPSFEIARLFELLGVGIKLVKGLAFIIIFIAGLGIFIALYNSLKERKYDLAVMRTIGASKGQLFIHIVLEGVILTFLGAVTGMLIGHLFLSFLVIGQEQGALSNISAWVFLQEEAWIIVYAVAVGIVASLIPAMGAYRTDIAKQLTK from the coding sequence ATGAATATGCTGAAGCTTAGCTGGAAATACCTGGTATCCAAACCACTTAATACGGGGCTTAATATTTTGTTGCTCGCTTTGGGGCTTGCGATCATTACGGTTTTATTGCTGATGCAGGACCAATTTGAAAACCAAATGAGCAAGGATGCCAAGGGAATTGACCTGGTAGTCGGAGCTAAGGGCAGTCCGCTACAGTTGATTTTGTCCAGTGTCTACCACATTGACTTTCCCACGGGCAATATCGATTTAAAAGAAGCCAAGGGCGTTTCCAGAAACCGCCTGATAAAGAATGCGATCCCGCTTGGTTTGGGAGACAATTATCAGGGATATAGAATCGTAGGGACCAATTATGATTATCTGGAGCTTTACCAGACAGAATTTGCCAATGGGCAGGGATGGGAACGTCCATTTGATGTGGTACTGGGCAGTGAGGTTGCCAAAAAACTAAACTTGAAAGTAGGAGATGAGTTTTTGGGGTCACATGGAATCGAAACCAGTAGTCATGAGCATGACCACCATCCCTATGTCGTAACCGGAGTTTTAGCTCCATCGGGTAAGGTGGTGGACAAATTGATCATTACCTCTTTGGAGTCGGTATGGTTGACCCATGATGAAGGAGAGGAGCATGATCATGCTGCGATGGAGAATGAAGTAGCTAAGCATGGCTTTCCCGAAACGGAGAAAGATCGTGAAGTGACGACGCTTTTGCTCCAATACAGGAGTCCAATGGCAGCCGTACAGCTTCCCAGGTTTATCAATAGTCGGAGTTCCTTGCAGGCAGCTTCTCCCTCGTTTGAGATTGCTCGCTTGTTCGAATTGCTGGGGGTTGGAATTAAGCTGGTCAAAGGTTTGGCCTTTATCATTATCTTTATCGCTGGCTTGGGCATCTTTATTGCTTTGTACAATTCATTGAAGGAGCGGAAGTACGACTTGGCCGTTATGCGTACCATCGGGGCCTCCAAGGGGCAGTTGTTTATCCATATTGTCCTGGAGGGCGTTATTTTAACATTTCTGGGAGCTGTGACAGGGATGCTGATCGGGCACCTTTTCCTATCGTTCTTGGTTATAGGTCAAGAACAAGGAGCCCTGAGCAATATATCCGCCTGGGTGTTCCTACAGGAGGAAGCCTGGATCATCGTGTATGCGGTGGCCGTTGGGATAGTCGCTTCTTTGATCCCTGCCATGGGTGCTTATAGGACCGATATTGCCAAGCAGCTGACGAAATAA
- a CDS encoding ABC transporter ATP-binding protein — protein sequence MILAKDILFYYEKERAIPIPDVALQEGEELLVLGASGSGKTTVLNILGGLLRPISGVVQIDNTSIYELKGARLDKFRGANIGMVFQKPHILAPLTVKENLRLAQYFSGNSDHGLIDRLLKDLGISHKSASKVTALSEGEAQRVSIARALVNNPKVVLADEPTASLDDENAEMVIHLLKEQAKKMRSALIIVTHDHRVKEHVSNQIMMGGKR from the coding sequence ATGATTCTAGCCAAGGATATTTTGTTCTATTATGAAAAAGAACGTGCCATTCCCATTCCAGATGTGGCCCTTCAAGAGGGCGAAGAGCTCTTGGTGCTTGGAGCGTCAGGAAGTGGAAAGACTACAGTGCTTAATATTTTGGGAGGTCTTTTAAGGCCGATCAGTGGGGTGGTGCAGATCGACAATACGTCTATTTATGAACTCAAAGGTGCCCGTTTGGATAAGTTTCGTGGAGCTAATATTGGAATGGTCTTTCAAAAGCCCCATATCCTTGCCCCACTGACCGTTAAGGAAAATCTTCGGTTGGCACAGTATTTTTCAGGAAATTCGGATCATGGATTAATTGATAGGCTTTTAAAGGATCTGGGCATTTCCCATAAATCAGCATCAAAAGTAACGGCACTCAGTGAAGGTGAGGCTCAGCGGGTGTCCATTGCTCGGGCGCTGGTAAATAACCCCAAAGTGGTGTTGGCGGATGAACCTACCGCCAGTTTGGACGATGAGAATGCAGAAATGGTCATCCATTTATTAAAGGAGCAAGCAAAAAAAATGCGCTCGGCACTGATCATTGTGACACATGACCACCGCGTGAAAGAACATGTATCTAACCAAATCATGATGGGAGGTAAACGATGA
- a CDS encoding hybrid sensor histidine kinase/response regulator, translated as MLALKILIVEDDNVSALLLKKALEKNHHEIMGIAATGEEALDIMEEVSVELVMMDINLGGELDGIKTTEIINEKFDIPVVYLTASSDEETLQKIAGTNPSAYVIKPFNIRELNMMIELAIFKDKKEKELQKLNNELEEKVRQRTADLNEANKGLKKALEKEREIGELKSKIVQNVSHGFKTPLTSILSSAQLLQIYSEKDHPMKGKLMKHSRKIENSVRNLNNLLTSVLFFGKADANKIDYKPSRFFTAAFFNEVIDVVKANNDKDVTLETSFQDVPKTLKSDTDLLYQVFENLLSNAVKYSKNKGKVLFSVAVKDDMMIAKIEDDGIGIPEKEQSQLFDRFFRAKNVGITEGSGLGLSIVKKCIEVLKGEITVESKAGKGSTFTVNIPIN; from the coding sequence ATGCTTGCACTTAAAATCCTGATAGTAGAAGATGATAATGTTTCTGCCCTGTTGCTGAAGAAAGCACTGGAAAAGAATCATCATGAAATCATGGGTATCGCAGCGACTGGTGAAGAAGCTTTGGATATCATGGAGGAAGTGTCTGTGGAACTGGTGATGATGGACATTAATTTAGGAGGTGAGCTGGATGGAATTAAAACCACTGAAATCATCAATGAAAAATTTGATATTCCTGTAGTGTACCTTACGGCAAGTTCAGATGAGGAGACTCTGCAGAAAATAGCCGGCACCAACCCCAGTGCCTATGTGATCAAACCGTTCAATATCCGGGAGCTAAATATGATGATCGAACTGGCGATCTTCAAAGATAAAAAGGAAAAAGAGCTCCAAAAACTAAATAATGAACTTGAAGAAAAGGTTCGCCAGCGTACTGCTGATCTCAATGAGGCGAACAAGGGGCTGAAAAAGGCACTGGAAAAGGAGAGGGAAATTGGTGAGCTGAAATCAAAAATAGTTCAGAATGTGTCCCACGGGTTTAAGACACCATTGACTTCCATTCTTAGCTCAGCACAACTGCTCCAGATTTATTCGGAAAAAGACCATCCGATGAAGGGTAAGCTGATGAAGCACTCGCGAAAAATCGAAAACTCCGTCCGCAACCTGAACAACCTGCTTACTTCGGTTTTGTTTTTTGGTAAGGCAGATGCCAATAAGATCGATTATAAGCCATCCAGGTTTTTTACAGCAGCTTTTTTTAATGAGGTCATCGATGTGGTTAAGGCAAATAACGATAAAGATGTGACCCTGGAGACCTCTTTTCAGGATGTTCCCAAAACCCTTAAATCAGATACAGACTTGCTATACCAGGTTTTTGAAAACCTGCTCAGCAATGCGGTAAAATATTCAAAAAACAAAGGAAAAGTACTGTTCAGCGTGGCCGTTAAAGATGATATGATGATCGCCAAGATAGAGGATGATGGTATTGGGATTCCTGAAAAGGAGCAATCCCAACTGTTTGATCGTTTTTTTAGGGCCAAAAATGTAGGGATCACAGAAGGGTCGGGTCTTGGCCTTTCGATCGTTAAAAAATGTATAGAAGTACTGAAAGGAGAAATTACTGTAGAGAGCAAGGCCGGAAAAGGCTCTACATTCACCGTGAACATTCCAATCAATTGA